In one window of Desulfovibrio inopinatus DSM 10711 DNA:
- a CDS encoding ABC transporter substrate-binding protein, which yields MQDRSIFSMLEIWSAGRRARRSSHRTSKKKFWLGIAALFLGGWIVVAPLQANAGQNEELDRFTLQLKWLHQFQFAGYYAAKEHGYYQDVGIDLVIKEGGPGIDPIEEVTSGRADFGVAGPELLLRYLEGSPVVVLAAIFQHSPSALISLSESYLSTPHDLVGKKLMLSQSGEADIWAMLSNEGITAKDFRLITTTWDVTELIDHHVDAMASYSTNTPYLLEKQGVSYSLMRPSSYGVDFYGDCLFTSKVQAQDETEMTKRFLEASLKGWEYAFAHEQEVIDLLLDVYRSSKSREHLVFEAKALRELVMPNLIQLGHINAGRWQYMANTYAALGMASPKQVISGFLFDAESSESRRLNLALRALGGALAGVAAVLIWLYLFNHRLKAAVKQRTEELNRLNHDMSAEIIERKRTGQQLLESEERLRTLINTIPDFVCLKDEDGRWLLANEAALRLFGLSVDMYQGKTDGELAKMIPTFTAVFNESRQDDEQAWSWKRLIRAEVTLPVGDDGKAVFDVIRVPLYSHDGEKKGLIIIGREITERKRFEEALRESNKVTSVLYKIANVVGASANQDVHTLMSGVHDVLQQALPAKNIALGVLNHATDQLEFLYFVDELDAPPAPIEHISHSLQASKHDIIESRDALITVLRSTEPLLFTKAVMHLTGMSPPGTTPEFWLSVPLKAGDRIIGLLWLKSYESSEYFSHKDVAFMNAVADQISMGILRHQVTEDLRQAKEDAVLANCAKSNFLASMSHEIRTPLNAIVGLTDLLARSCLDTSQKDYVETIRDSADHLLGIISDILDFSKIEARKMELEQIDFDLTSLLASVHKTISLEAGKKGLAFNITIHPDTPTLLCGDPGRLRQILVNLMGNAVKFTEHGRIEVRAEPDSGEFVGSLGIHFSVSDTGVGIGDDIKGSIFESFKQADDSTTRKYGGTGLGLSISKQLVELMHGHIGVESTVGEGSTFHVTLPFEPGDANKFASQLLECAPEDAENQMHFHLLIVEDNPINVKVAKAHLALLGHKLTVAENGLEAIKALSKTSFDAVLMDIEMPEMDGLTATKYIRQGGFGELRVRNTDIPIVAMTAHVTTNIKEQCRDVGMDGHMGKPINFEHLTRLLSKLLSNGNDGFIEDDSKHIEQTDAVLLDKSEAAARLGIDEDEFERIFHASLKEMQTRIGAIEAALATGTLENISINAHALKSTCAVIGAETCRSLSHALEKASKNNNHTELPDLFDQLRKAITSIFASIDQ from the coding sequence ATGCAAGACAGATCCATTTTCAGCATGCTTGAAATTTGGTCGGCAGGAAGACGGGCCCGAAGATCATCGCACCGAACAAGCAAAAAGAAATTTTGGTTGGGGATTGCAGCGCTTTTCTTGGGGGGATGGATCGTTGTCGCTCCGCTCCAAGCGAATGCAGGACAGAATGAGGAACTCGATCGATTTACCCTCCAACTGAAGTGGCTCCATCAATTTCAATTTGCTGGATATTATGCCGCCAAGGAACACGGATATTATCAAGATGTTGGTATTGACCTTGTTATCAAAGAAGGCGGTCCCGGCATTGATCCTATTGAAGAAGTGACAAGTGGCCGGGCTGATTTCGGTGTCGCCGGTCCTGAATTGTTGTTACGCTATCTTGAAGGTTCTCCTGTGGTGGTATTGGCCGCCATTTTCCAGCATTCTCCCTCAGCATTGATTTCTTTGAGTGAAAGTTATCTTTCCACTCCTCATGATCTCGTGGGGAAAAAGCTTATGTTGTCTCAATCTGGCGAAGCCGACATTTGGGCGATGCTGTCGAATGAAGGGATTACCGCTAAAGATTTTCGTTTAATCACAACGACATGGGACGTGACAGAACTGATCGATCATCATGTCGATGCGATGGCTTCCTATAGTACGAACACGCCGTACTTACTTGAGAAGCAAGGTGTCTCCTATTCGCTTATGCGACCGAGTTCGTATGGTGTTGATTTTTATGGCGACTGTTTATTTACTTCCAAAGTCCAGGCGCAAGACGAAACGGAAATGACAAAGCGATTCCTCGAAGCGTCGTTGAAAGGTTGGGAGTATGCCTTTGCTCACGAACAGGAGGTGATTGATTTACTGCTTGATGTCTATCGAAGTTCAAAGAGCCGTGAACATCTCGTCTTTGAGGCGAAAGCACTTCGAGAATTGGTCATGCCGAATCTTATTCAGCTTGGTCATATAAACGCCGGTCGCTGGCAATATATGGCGAATACCTATGCTGCTCTTGGTATGGCGTCGCCGAAGCAGGTTATTTCCGGTTTTCTGTTTGATGCAGAATCCAGTGAAAGTCGCCGACTCAATTTGGCTTTAAGGGCATTGGGGGGGGCTCTTGCCGGAGTCGCTGCTGTTTTGATCTGGCTTTATTTGTTTAATCATCGTCTTAAAGCTGCGGTGAAACAGCGGACAGAAGAACTCAATCGTCTGAATCATGATATGTCTGCCGAAATTATCGAACGCAAGCGCACTGGCCAACAACTTCTGGAAAGTGAAGAGCGTCTCCGGACGCTTATCAATACTATTCCCGACTTTGTGTGTCTCAAAGATGAGGACGGGCGGTGGTTGTTGGCCAACGAAGCCGCATTACGTCTCTTTGGCTTGTCGGTCGACATGTATCAGGGGAAGACCGATGGTGAACTTGCTAAAATGATTCCAACGTTTACAGCGGTGTTTAATGAGTCACGACAAGATGATGAGCAGGCGTGGTCATGGAAACGGCTCATTCGGGCAGAAGTGACGTTGCCTGTAGGGGATGATGGCAAGGCCGTATTCGACGTGATTCGGGTACCTTTGTACTCTCATGATGGAGAGAAAAAAGGACTTATTATCATCGGTCGTGAAATAACCGAACGGAAACGTTTCGAAGAAGCTCTTCGCGAAAGCAACAAGGTGACATCAGTCCTGTACAAAATTGCCAATGTTGTGGGAGCCAGCGCGAATCAGGACGTTCATACACTTATGTCTGGAGTTCACGACGTTTTGCAACAGGCACTTCCCGCGAAAAATATCGCTTTGGGTGTCTTGAATCACGCCACCGACCAGCTCGAATTCTTGTATTTTGTTGATGAACTTGATGCCCCTCCTGCACCTATAGAACACATTTCGCATAGCCTTCAGGCAAGCAAACATGATATCATTGAATCGAGAGATGCTTTGATTACAGTACTTCGTTCGACAGAACCTCTTCTTTTTACCAAAGCGGTGATGCATTTAACGGGCATGTCTCCGCCCGGTACTACACCTGAATTTTGGCTCAGTGTACCACTCAAAGCTGGGGATCGAATTATTGGCCTGCTTTGGCTCAAGAGTTATGAGAGTTCTGAATATTTTTCCCATAAAGACGTGGCCTTTATGAATGCCGTCGCTGACCAAATATCAATGGGGATATTGCGTCATCAAGTGACAGAAGATTTGCGTCAGGCCAAGGAAGATGCTGTTTTGGCCAACTGCGCCAAAAGTAATTTTCTTGCCAGCATGAGTCATGAAATACGAACTCCGCTTAATGCCATTGTCGGTTTGACCGATTTGCTTGCGAGATCTTGTCTCGATACTTCCCAAAAAGATTATGTCGAAACAATACGAGATTCAGCCGATCATCTCCTCGGTATCATCAGCGACATTCTTGATTTCTCCAAGATTGAAGCACGGAAGATGGAGCTCGAACAGATTGATTTCGATCTTACCAGTTTATTGGCATCGGTGCACAAAACGATTTCACTTGAGGCAGGCAAAAAAGGCTTGGCATTTAATATTACAATACATCCGGATACGCCGACGTTGTTGTGTGGTGATCCAGGTCGACTCCGCCAGATCCTTGTCAACCTGATGGGCAATGCCGTGAAATTTACGGAACATGGGCGTATTGAGGTACGCGCTGAGCCTGACTCCGGAGAGTTCGTCGGTTCTCTAGGTATTCACTTTTCCGTGAGCGATACAGGCGTTGGGATTGGAGACGACATTAAAGGCTCAATTTTTGAGAGCTTTAAACAAGCTGACGATTCAACGACGAGGAAATATGGGGGAACCGGTCTCGGACTGTCCATTTCGAAGCAGCTTGTTGAACTTATGCATGGTCATATTGGGGTGGAATCGACGGTTGGAGAAGGAAGTACCTTCCATGTGACTCTTCCATTCGAACCTGGAGATGCGAACAAATTTGCCTCGCAACTTTTGGAGTGTGCGCCCGAAGATGCTGAGAACCAAATGCATTTTCATCTCTTGATTGTTGAAGACAACCCCATCAACGTCAAGGTTGCCAAAGCCCATCTTGCCCTTCTCGGCCATAAATTGACCGTTGCGGAAAATGGCCTTGAAGCCATCAAAGCCTTGTCGAAGACTTCCTTTGATGCGGTGCTCATGGATATTGAAATGCCGGAGATGGATGGATTGACCGCGACGAAATATATCCGTCAAGGTGGGTTTGGAGAACTCCGTGTACGTAATACGGATATTCCTATTGTGGCCATGACCGCCCATGTGACGACGAATATCAAGGAACAATGTCGGGATGTCGGGATGGATGGGCATATGGGCAAGCCGATTAATTTTGAACATCTCACCAGATTGCTTTCCAAATTGTTATCAAATGGCAATGACGGGTTTATCGAAGATGACTCCAAGCACATTGAACAAACCGACGCTGTTTTGCTCGACAAAAGTGAAGCCGCTGCACGGCTTGGCATTGATGAGGATGAGTTTGAACGTATTTTTCACGCTTCCCTCAAAGAAATGCAAACACGTATAGGCGCAATTGAAGCTGCGTTAGCAACAGGAACTCTGGAAAATATATCCATTAATGCGCATGCATTAAAAAGTACATGTGCCGTTATCGGCGCCGAGACCTGTCGCAGTTTGTCTCATGCTTTGGAGAAGGCATCAAAGAACAACAACCACACAGAACTTCCTGATCTGTTTGATCAATTACGCAAAGCCATTACGAGCATATTCGCTTCTATAGATCAGTAG
- a CDS encoding (2Fe-2S) ferredoxin domain-containing protein, which translates to MEKPEYHILVCNSFRAKGDPKGVCNKKAADLMPYLDEEILDRGLDALVTSTGCLKQCEDGPVMVVYPQGYWYGKVESEEIVDEILDALEDGEPCEKYLLT; encoded by the coding sequence ATGGAAAAACCGGAATACCACATCCTCGTCTGTAATTCTTTCCGCGCCAAAGGTGACCCCAAAGGCGTTTGCAATAAAAAAGCTGCTGATCTCATGCCCTATCTCGATGAAGAAATTCTCGATCGCGGCTTGGATGCTCTCGTCACCAGCACAGGTTGCCTGAAGCAATGTGAAGACGGCCCTGTTATGGTTGTCTATCCCCAAGGGTATTGGTACGGCAAAGTCGAATCCGAAGAAATCGTGGATGAAATCCTCGACGCTCTCGAAGACGGCGAGCCGTGCGAAAAATACCTCCTTACGTAG
- the nifK gene encoding nitrogenase molybdenum-iron protein subunit beta, translated as MLLRHTPKEIKERKALVINPAKTCQPIGAMYAALGIHGCLPHSHGSQGCCAYHRSSLTRHYKDPIAAATSSFTEGASVFGGQANLVQAIDNMFTVYDPEIIAVHTTCLSETIGDDVAQIADKAKQDGKVPEGKKIIYCHTPSYVGSHVTGFSNMVLGMVKGLAEKTGKKNGKVNVIPGYVEPSDMEEIKRLSAMVGVKTIMFPDTSGVVNSPMTGKYNMYPDGGTKIADLKSSGDSLATIALGEWSSADGAKYLDATYKVPCQVLDLPIGVTATDNFIDALRKAAGVNVPDSVTKERGVLVDAMCDYQQYFHQKKVALVGDPDQLIPLTQFCINLGMYPKHIVTGTPGNKFRKRMEEMFAEADLPYTPNVAVPGDMFLLHQWIKNEPVDLIIGNTYCKYIARDEDIPMVRHGFPILDRFGHSVFPSVGYKGAMRLMEQMLNAMLDKRDRESSEEAFELVY; from the coding sequence ATGCTTTTAAGACACACCCCCAAAGAGATAAAAGAGCGCAAAGCGCTCGTCATTAATCCGGCCAAGACCTGCCAGCCCATCGGCGCCATGTACGCGGCCCTGGGCATCCATGGATGCCTGCCTCACTCCCACGGTTCACAGGGCTGCTGTGCATACCACAGAAGTTCCTTGACCCGGCACTACAAGGACCCCATTGCTGCTGCAACGAGTTCCTTTACTGAAGGCGCCTCGGTCTTCGGTGGACAGGCCAACTTGGTCCAGGCCATTGACAACATGTTCACGGTCTATGACCCGGAAATCATTGCGGTCCACACCACCTGTTTGTCTGAAACCATCGGTGACGACGTCGCTCAGATCGCAGACAAGGCCAAACAGGACGGCAAAGTTCCTGAAGGCAAAAAGATCATTTATTGCCACACTCCGAGCTATGTCGGCTCCCATGTAACGGGTTTCTCCAACATGGTTCTCGGTATGGTCAAAGGCCTGGCCGAAAAGACGGGGAAAAAGAACGGCAAAGTCAACGTTATTCCCGGCTATGTTGAACCGTCGGACATGGAAGAAATCAAACGCTTGTCCGCGATGGTCGGTGTAAAGACCATCATGTTCCCCGACACCTCCGGTGTTGTGAACAGCCCCATGACCGGCAAATATAATATGTATCCTGATGGCGGCACCAAAATTGCCGACCTGAAGTCCTCTGGCGACAGCCTGGCTACGATTGCCTTGGGCGAATGGTCTTCGGCCGACGGTGCCAAGTACCTCGATGCCACCTACAAAGTGCCTTGCCAGGTACTCGATCTGCCCATTGGTGTAACCGCTACCGACAACTTCATCGATGCCCTGCGCAAAGCCGCCGGCGTCAACGTTCCGGACTCGGTTACCAAAGAACGCGGTGTCCTCGTCGATGCGATGTGTGACTACCAGCAGTACTTCCACCAGAAGAAGGTGGCCCTGGTTGGTGATCCTGATCAGCTCATCCCGCTGACGCAGTTCTGCATCAACTTGGGCATGTATCCCAAACACATCGTAACAGGTACCCCTGGTAATAAGTTCCGGAAACGCATGGAAGAAATGTTCGCTGAAGCGGACTTGCCCTATACGCCCAACGTAGCGGTGCCCGGCGACATGTTCCTGCTGCACCAGTGGATCAAAAACGAGCCTGTGGATCTCATCATCGGCAACACGTACTGCAAGTACATCGCCCGTGACGAAGACATTCCGATGGTACGCCATGGCTTCCCCATCCTCGACCGCTTCGGGCATTCCGTGTTCCCCTCGGTCGGTTACAAGGGTGCCATGCGGCTCATGGAACAGATGCTTAATGCCATGCTCGATAAGCGTGACCGGGAATCCTCGGAAGAAGCCTTCGAACTGGTATACTAA
- the nifD gene encoding nitrogenase molybdenum-iron protein alpha chain → MPTKTEEYMKKDPTDFKEEILKKYPPKVARKRAKSIVISKGKESDGLEIQANVRTIPGIITMRGCTYAGCKGVILGPTRDIVNITHGPVGCGFYSWLTRRNQTSAPNPEDHNFMPYCFTTDMQDSEIIFGGEKKLMAAILEAYEIMKPKAIALFSTCPVGLIGDDVHAVAREAKEKLGINVFGFSCEGYKGVSQSAGHHIANNAIFTNVVGTDDNGKEGKYKINLLGEYNIGGDAFVIEDLLDRCGITLVSTFSGNSTYDQFATCHTADLNAIMCHRSINYVAEMMETKFGIPWIKVNFIGAEATAKSLRKIAKYFGDQELIDKVEAVIAEEMPAVKAAQDDVRSRTEGKTAMLFVGGSRAHHYQELFAEIGMTSIAAGYEFAHRDDYEGREVLPTIKVDADSRNIEEIEVEQDPTRFKPRKTPEELEKLAAEGFEFKDYDGMIPEMKPKTLVMDDINQYEADKLLEYYKPDIFCAGIKEKYSAQKMGIPMKQLHSYDYHGPYAAFKGAINFYYEIDRMVSAKVWDLVKAPWEKSPELAAAYNWE, encoded by the coding sequence ATGCCCACCAAGACCGAAGAATATATGAAAAAGGATCCCACCGACTTCAAGGAAGAGATCCTTAAGAAATATCCGCCCAAAGTGGCAAGAAAGCGGGCCAAATCCATCGTTATTTCCAAAGGGAAAGAAAGTGATGGCCTTGAAATTCAGGCCAACGTTCGTACCATTCCCGGTATCATCACCATGCGTGGCTGCACGTATGCCGGTTGTAAGGGCGTTATTCTGGGTCCCACCCGTGACATCGTAAACATCACCCATGGCCCTGTCGGCTGCGGTTTTTACTCCTGGCTGACTCGCCGTAACCAGACGAGTGCCCCGAACCCTGAAGATCATAATTTCATGCCCTACTGCTTCACCACGGACATGCAGGATAGTGAAATTATCTTTGGTGGTGAGAAAAAGCTCATGGCCGCCATTTTGGAAGCCTACGAGATCATGAAACCCAAAGCGATCGCTTTGTTTTCCACATGTCCTGTCGGCCTCATCGGTGACGACGTCCACGCTGTTGCCCGCGAAGCCAAAGAAAAATTGGGCATCAATGTTTTCGGGTTCTCTTGTGAAGGCTACAAAGGTGTTTCCCAGTCTGCTGGTCACCACATTGCCAACAACGCCATCTTCACCAACGTTGTCGGTACCGACGACAACGGTAAAGAGGGCAAGTACAAAATCAACCTGCTCGGCGAATACAACATCGGCGGTGACGCGTTCGTTATCGAAGATCTGCTGGATCGTTGCGGTATCACGTTGGTGTCGACCTTTTCGGGTAACTCGACGTACGACCAGTTCGCCACCTGCCATACGGCAGACCTGAACGCCATCATGTGCCACCGCTCCATCAACTATGTTGCGGAAATGATGGAAACAAAATTTGGTATTCCCTGGATCAAGGTCAACTTCATCGGTGCAGAAGCCACTGCCAAGTCGTTGCGTAAGATCGCCAAGTACTTTGGTGACCAGGAACTCATCGACAAAGTAGAAGCCGTGATCGCCGAAGAAATGCCGGCCGTCAAAGCCGCTCAAGATGATGTCCGTTCACGCACGGAAGGCAAAACTGCCATGCTGTTCGTTGGTGGTTCCCGCGCTCACCACTATCAGGAACTGTTTGCTGAAATCGGCATGACAAGCATCGCCGCCGGGTATGAATTTGCTCACCGCGACGACTATGAAGGCCGTGAAGTGTTGCCCACCATTAAAGTGGACGCTGATAGCCGGAACATCGAAGAAATCGAAGTCGAACAGGATCCGACTCGCTTCAAACCGCGGAAAACCCCGGAAGAACTCGAAAAGCTTGCTGCCGAAGGATTTGAATTCAAAGATTACGACGGCATGATTCCGGAGATGAAGCCCAAGACCCTCGTCATGGACGACATCAACCAGTACGAAGCTGATAAGCTTCTCGAGTACTACAAACCCGATATCTTCTGTGCCGGTATTAAGGAAAAGTACAGCGCTCAGAAAATGGGTATCCCCATGAAGCAGCTGCATAGCTACGACTACCACGGTCCTTATGCCGCCTTCAAGGGAGCGATCAATTTCTACTATGAAATCGACCGCATGGTCAGTGCCAAAGTCTGGGATCTCGTTAAAGCCCCCTGGGAAAAGAGCCCCGAACTGGCCGCTGCCTACAACTGGGAATAA
- a CDS encoding P-II family nitrogen regulator, with translation MKEIMAVVRMNMMNQTKAALTSAGVSSFFAREATGRGIGLVNRQLLKGAQEGYEEAAELLGEKGRLYPKRVVSVIVEDEKVPAVIEAIIEANKTGKPGDGKIFVMPCADAVRVRTGESGTASIAD, from the coding sequence ATGAAAGAGATCATGGCCGTTGTGCGAATGAACATGATGAACCAGACCAAGGCCGCTTTGACAAGCGCCGGCGTCTCTTCCTTCTTCGCCCGTGAAGCGACTGGCCGCGGCATCGGCCTGGTCAATCGCCAGCTCCTGAAGGGAGCCCAAGAGGGATATGAAGAAGCAGCCGAACTTCTCGGTGAAAAAGGACGTCTGTACCCGAAACGTGTCGTCTCCGTTATCGTAGAAGACGAAAAAGTACCTGCTGTTATCGAAGCGATCATTGAAGCGAACAAAACCGGCAAGCCAGGAGATGGCAAGATCTTCGTCATGCCCTGCGCCGATGCCGTGCGTGTCCGCACTGGCGAATCCGGCACTGCCTCCATTGCCGACTAG
- a CDS encoding P-II family nitrogen regulator has protein sequence MLIMVRAIVRPEKVDAVLASLLDAGFPAVTKFSVAGRGKQRGIKIGEVTYDEIPKVLLMSTVDDKDKDFVIKTIMEAARSGTEGAFGDGKIFITPVEEMYTISSGVKETGSAEEA, from the coding sequence ATGCTTATCATGGTCCGCGCCATTGTCCGTCCTGAAAAAGTCGATGCAGTTTTGGCTTCGCTTCTGGACGCCGGGTTTCCTGCTGTCACCAAATTCTCTGTAGCCGGCCGCGGTAAACAACGCGGGATCAAAATCGGCGAAGTTACCTACGACGAAATTCCCAAAGTGCTTCTTATGAGCACTGTTGACGATAAAGATAAAGATTTCGTCATCAAAACTATCATGGAAGCAGCCCGCTCCGGAACAGAAGGCGCCTTTGGCGACGGTAAAATTTTCATCACTCCTGTTGAAGAAATGTATACCATCAGCTCGGGAGTCAAGGAAACCGGCAGCGCCGAGGAGGCCTAG
- the nifH gene encoding nitrogenase iron protein, translating to MRKIAIYGKGGIGKSTTTQNTVAGLAEMDKKVMVVGCDPKADSTRLLLGGLNQSTVLETLREEGEDVELEDILLEGFKGTVCTESGGPEPGVGCAGRGIITAINLLEQLGAYKEEKNLEYVFYDVLGDVVCGGFAMPMREGKAQEIYIVVSGEMMAMYAANNICKGIVKYADAGGIRLGGLICNSRKVDNEAEMIQELAKQLGTQMIHFVPRDNQVQRAEINRKTVIDFSPEHNQADEYRALAGKIEKNDMFVIPNPLEIEQLEKLLIDFGIAN from the coding sequence ATGCGAAAGATAGCTATTTACGGCAAAGGCGGCATCGGCAAATCCACCACCACACAAAATACCGTCGCTGGTCTTGCCGAAATGGACAAGAAGGTCATGGTCGTTGGTTGTGACCCGAAAGCTGACTCCACCCGTCTTTTGCTCGGCGGCCTCAACCAGAGCACGGTTCTTGAAACTCTGCGTGAAGAGGGTGAAGACGTCGAACTCGAGGATATCCTTCTCGAAGGTTTCAAAGGCACTGTTTGCACAGAATCTGGCGGCCCTGAACCGGGTGTTGGCTGCGCCGGCCGCGGTATCATCACCGCCATTAACTTGCTCGAACAGCTTGGTGCCTACAAAGAAGAGAAGAATCTCGAATATGTTTTCTACGACGTTTTGGGCGACGTTGTCTGCGGCGGTTTCGCCATGCCCATGCGTGAAGGGAAAGCCCAGGAAATTTACATCGTTGTTTCCGGCGAAATGATGGCCATGTACGCAGCCAACAACATCTGCAAAGGTATCGTGAAATACGCTGATGCCGGCGGTATTCGCCTTGGTGGCCTTATCTGTAACAGCCGTAAGGTCGACAACGAAGCTGAAATGATCCAGGAACTCGCCAAACAGCTTGGCACGCAGATGATTCACTTCGTACCCCGTGACAATCAGGTTCAGCGTGCTGAAATCAACCGTAAAACAGTTATCGATTTCTCGCCCGAACATAACCAGGCTGACGAATATCGCGCTCTGGCTGGCAAAATCGAAAAGAACGACATGTTCGTCATTCCCAATCCCTTGGAAATCGAACAGCTGGAAAAACTGCTTATCGACTTCGGTATCGCTAACTAA
- a CDS encoding homocitrate synthase/isopropylmalate synthase family protein, with product MLIDSTLREGEQRFGLYLDSRLKSDIVKNLLVFGVEEIECGVIGRHSGLRDLIRSIRSISGKTRLSLWSPCRGDMLAEAAETSCDQLNIGVPVSDEHIEKRLHLDRERLLAMVDKNVRFAKTHTDAAISVGLEDVSRAERSFAISVAHCAKAAGATRIRLSDTVGILHPLAMGAMVTDFQQETGMLIAVHCHNDFGMATANAVAALVAGADFADVSVLGLGERAGIAALEEVGAYAAMQLGEKYDVSVLPGLCQLVAQATGHPLPPNKPVVGNMLFACESGLHVHGVFKDPSLYEPFSPDTVGLVRQTALGKKSGRAAVSAVFAALGRPVPAEMINDITEVVRKRSRELGRPLHDEEILDLADSFGHR from the coding sequence ATGCTTATTGATTCCACTTTACGCGAAGGAGAGCAGCGTTTTGGGCTGTATCTCGATTCGCGATTGAAAAGCGACATTGTTAAGAACCTTCTTGTTTTCGGGGTGGAAGAGATTGAATGTGGCGTGATAGGGCGTCATTCTGGGCTACGTGATCTTATTCGTTCCATTCGTTCCATATCGGGGAAAACACGGCTGAGCCTGTGGTCTCCGTGCCGTGGAGACATGCTTGCCGAAGCCGCGGAAACCAGTTGTGATCAACTCAATATAGGTGTTCCTGTTTCCGATGAGCATATTGAAAAGCGACTCCATCTTGATCGAGAACGCCTTCTGGCTATGGTCGACAAAAATGTACGTTTTGCGAAAACGCATACAGATGCCGCTATTTCCGTGGGCCTGGAGGATGTTTCACGCGCCGAGAGGAGTTTTGCCATTTCTGTGGCACATTGTGCGAAAGCCGCCGGTGCGACCCGAATTCGGTTGTCCGACACGGTTGGGATTCTGCATCCGTTGGCTATGGGAGCAATGGTCACGGATTTCCAGCAAGAGACCGGAATGTTGATCGCGGTCCATTGCCACAACGATTTCGGTATGGCGACGGCAAATGCTGTCGCTGCTTTGGTGGCTGGAGCCGATTTTGCCGATGTGTCCGTACTTGGTCTTGGAGAGCGAGCCGGTATCGCCGCTTTGGAAGAAGTCGGCGCCTATGCCGCCATGCAACTTGGTGAAAAGTATGATGTGAGCGTGCTTCCTGGCCTTTGCCAGCTTGTGGCGCAGGCAACGGGCCATCCCCTGCCCCCGAATAAACCGGTTGTGGGAAACATGTTGTTCGCTTGTGAATCTGGTCTCCATGTCCATGGCGTTTTTAAAGATCCGAGCCTTTATGAACCATTTTCCCCGGATACCGTTGGGCTCGTCCGGCAGACGGCTTTAGGCAAGAAAAGTGGCCGAGCCGCTGTCTCAGCCGTCTTTGCAGCGCTCGGGCGACCTGTTCCAGCTGAGATGATCAATGATATAACCGAAGTTGTCCGCAAGCGTTCACGAGAGCTTGGCCGTCCACTGCACGATGAGGAAATTCTTGATTTGGCCGACTCCTTTGGGCATCGTTAA